In Aphanothece sacrum FPU1, a single window of DNA contains:
- a CDS encoding helicase HerA domain-containing protein gives MIEHPLGSVIQGSLSEGLEVRLHPDISVEQMRVGKFLVVQGVRSRFFCLLTDVSLGTANPRIMANPPSFEDTFMRDVLAGSSTYGTIELAPMLMFTPIDSDNNYSSKNNKNNSSLASFKAQTNSEIELLPVKTIPSHFSQVYEASERDFRLVFGWEDDQTRRNFTIGKPLDMEVPICIDLDRFVERSNGVFGKSGTGKSFLTRLLISGIIRRQAAVNLMFDMHSEYGWEAMREGKDIATVKGLRQLFPGQVEIYTLDTESTKRRGVKDAQELYLSYNQIEIEDIRLVGYELGISEASLDNASILNAEYGESWIVQLLNMTNEDIKIFCQEKQGHAGSIMSLQRKLMRLQNLKYLRPVCPHNYIDQILQSLDAGKHVVVEFGSQSNLLSYMLATNMITRRIHANYVKKSEQFLQTKSSVDRPRQLVITIEEAHRFLDSKIVHQTIFGTIAREMRKYFVTLLIVDQRPSGIDNEVMSQVGTRITCLLNDEKDIDAIFTGVSGGQNLRSVLAKLDSKQQALILGHAVPMPVVIRTRAYDQQFYTEIGEIDWSELSDEAVLAAAEKARADLGF, from the coding sequence ATGATAGAACATCCCCTGGGATCAGTTATTCAAGGATCTCTTTCTGAGGGTTTAGAGGTTCGTTTGCATCCTGATATTTCCGTTGAACAAATGCGGGTAGGTAAATTTTTAGTAGTTCAAGGGGTGAGGTCGCGTTTTTTTTGTCTTCTGACTGATGTTTCTTTGGGAACTGCTAACCCTCGTATTATGGCAAACCCCCCCAGTTTTGAAGATACTTTTATGCGGGATGTTTTAGCAGGAAGTAGCACTTATGGAACCATAGAATTAGCTCCTATGTTGATGTTTACCCCTATTGATAGTGATAATAATTATAGTTCTAAAAACAACAAAAATAATAGTTCTTTGGCTTCATTTAAAGCCCAAACTAACAGCGAAATTGAACTTCTCCCTGTGAAAACTATTCCGTCTCATTTTAGCCAAGTTTATGAAGCTTCAGAACGAGATTTTAGATTAGTTTTTGGTTGGGAAGACGATCAAACTCGCCGTAATTTTACCATTGGTAAACCCTTAGATATGGAAGTTCCTATTTGTATTGATCTAGATCGGTTTGTTGAACGAAGTAACGGAGTTTTTGGCAAGTCAGGAACCGGTAAATCTTTTCTCACAAGATTATTAATTTCGGGTATTATTCGTAGACAAGCTGCTGTTAATTTAATGTTTGATATGCACTCAGAATATGGGTGGGAAGCGATGCGAGAAGGGAAAGACATTGCCACAGTTAAAGGGTTACGTCAATTATTTCCTGGACAAGTAGAAATTTATACTTTAGATACAGAGTCTACTAAAAGAAGAGGGGTCAAAGATGCTCAAGAATTATACCTCAGTTACAATCAAATTGAGATTGAAGATATTCGCTTAGTCGGTTATGAATTAGGCATTTCAGAAGCAAGTTTAGATAATGCTAGTATTCTCAATGCAGAATATGGCGAATCTTGGATTGTTCAATTATTAAATATGACTAATGAAGATATTAAAATATTTTGCCAAGAAAAACAAGGTCATGCGGGATCAATTATGTCCTTACAACGTAAATTAATGCGCTTACAAAACTTAAAATATTTACGCCCTGTTTGTCCCCATAATTATATTGATCAAATCCTTCAATCTTTAGATGCAGGTAAGCACGTTGTAGTAGAATTTGGTTCCCAATCTAATCTGCTATCTTATATGTTAGCTACTAATATGATTACCCGACGTATTCATGCTAATTATGTAAAAAAATCAGAGCAATTTTTACAGACTAAAAGTTCAGTTGATCGACCCAGACAATTAGTTATTACAATTGAAGAAGCCCACAGATTTCTTGATTCTAAAATTGTTCATCAAACTATCTTTGGAACTATTGCTAGGGAGATGCGGAAATATTTTGTTACTCTCTTAATTGTAGACCAAAGACCATCAGGAATTGATAATGAAGTGATGTCTCAAGTCGGTACTCGTATTACTTGTTTATTGAATGATGAAAAAGACATTGATGCGATTTTTACTGGAGTTTCTGGGGGGCAAAATTTGCGTTCAGTATTAGCTAAATTAGATTCAAAACAACAAGCTTTAATCTTAGGTCATGCAGTCCCAATGCCTGTAGTTATTAGAACTCGTGCTTATGATCAACAATTTTATACGGAAATTGGAGAAATTGACTGGTCAGAATTATCTGATGAAGCTGTTTTAGCGGCAGCAGAAAAAGCAAGAGCAGATTTAGGATTTTAA
- a CDS encoding cytochrome P450, with protein MTKLPNGPKTPALLQLIQWISDPLNYLETNAKQYGDMFTANMTGFPPFVMVSHPQAVRELFTADTQQFDAGRTNNLLGSLFGDRSIVMLDGDRHKRERKLLMPPFHGERLQTYAQSISNIAHKIGSQWQKNKPFIVRQAMQEITLEVIIQVVFGLKEGERYQQLKPLVTEMLDSLSSPFEASFMFFKFLQKPWIPGSPWRKMKQATKKIYALLAAEIEDRRNHPELMGDDILSLMMVARDEAGEPMSDQELKDEMMILLVAGHETTATTLAWAFYWVHHLPEVKNKLLEELANLGENPNPMTMAKLPYLSAVCQETLRIYPVGLLTFGRITNSPVSIMEHEFDPEIMLAGCIYLTHHREDLYPNSKQFKPERFLERQYSAYEFYPFGGGNRLCIGYALALLEMKLVLATILSNYELNLAPNQTVKPERRGFTLAPSGGVKMIMQGQKVTTKELVNVGG; from the coding sequence ATGACAAAACTTCCTAATGGGCCAAAAACTCCTGCTTTGTTACAATTAATACAATGGATCAGTGATCCTCTTAATTATCTTGAAACTAATGCTAAGCAATACGGGGATATGTTCACTGCAAATATGACAGGGTTTCCTCCTTTTGTCATGGTGAGTCATCCTCAAGCAGTTCGAGAGTTATTTACAGCAGATACACAACAATTTGATGCCGGACGTACTAATAATCTCTTAGGTTCATTATTCGGCGATCGCTCTATTGTCATGTTAGACGGCGATCGCCATAAACGAGAAAGAAAATTATTAATGCCTCCTTTTCACGGAGAACGTCTACAAACTTATGCTCAAAGTATTTCTAATATAGCCCATAAAATAGGAAGTCAATGGCAAAAAAATAAACCTTTTATTGTACGTCAAGCAATGCAAGAAATCACATTAGAAGTGATTATTCAAGTTGTTTTTGGTCTCAAAGAAGGAGAAAGATATCAACAATTAAAACCGTTAGTTACTGAAATGCTAGATAGTCTTTCTTCTCCCTTTGAAGCCAGTTTTATGTTTTTTAAATTTTTACAAAAACCTTGGATTCCTGGCAGTCCTTGGCGTAAAATGAAACAAGCGACCAAGAAAATTTACGCACTATTAGCAGCAGAAATTGAAGATAGACGTAACCATCCAGAATTAATGGGAGATGATATTCTTAGTTTAATGATGGTAGCACGGGATGAAGCTGGTGAACCCATGAGCGACCAAGAATTAAAAGATGAAATGATGATCCTACTAGTGGCAGGACATGAAACCACAGCTACCACTTTAGCTTGGGCTTTTTATTGGGTTCATCACTTACCAGAAGTCAAAAATAAATTATTAGAAGAATTAGCAAATTTGGGAGAAAATCCTAACCCCATGACGATGGCAAAATTGCCCTATTTAAGTGCAGTTTGTCAAGAAACTTTACGAATTTATCCGGTTGGGTTACTGACGTTTGGTCGGATAACTAATTCTCCAGTAAGTATTATGGAACATGAATTTGATCCTGAAATTATGTTAGCTGGTTGTATTTATTTAACCCATCATCGTGAAGATTTATATCCTAACTCCAAACAATTTAAACCAGAAAGATTTTTAGAACGTCAATATTCTGCTTATGAATTTTATCCCTTTGGGGGAGGAAACCGTTTATGTATTGGCTATGCTTTGGCTCTATTAGAGATGAAATTAGTTCTAGCAACTATATTATCTAATTATGAATTAAATTTAGCCCCAAATCAAACGGTTAAACCTGAGCGTCGTGGGTTTACTCTAGCTCCCAGTGGGGGTGTTAAAATGATAATGCAAGGGCAAAAAGTGACAACAAAAGAACTTGTTAATGTTGGGGGATAA
- a CDS encoding trifunctional serine/threonine-protein kinase/ATP-binding protein/sensor histidine kinase, producing MNILIENYQTTIKIHESHHSLVYKGYRKEDQLPVILKILKDNYPPPQTLAQFQQEYEILNQLNVPEVVKTYGIQRYQNSLVIILEDFGGQSLNLLLQNHQFSIPEFLKLSLKIIDALSVIHQANIIHKDINPSNIIYNLETEEVKLIDFGIATSLSSENISPEHPNLIEGTLAYISPEQTGRMNRIVDYRTDFYSLGVTLYEMLTNQLPFTSNDIMELVHFHLAKYPQSPHELNPLIPLIISNIIIKLLAKTAEDRYQTAYGIKVDLEKCLNNLRKHNFCEIFNLGEGDISDKFQIPQKLYGRESQINTLLKAVERTMQGPTEMILVSGYSGIGKTALVKEAYRPITEKKGYFISGKFDKLKRNIPYSGIIQAFQELIGQLLTESDLEISKLRENLLKALGINAQIVIDVIPEIELIIGQQLDVPNLPPSEAQNRFNFVFQSFIKVFAKSTHPLVIFLDDLQWADSASLQLIQLLMLPANQQYLFLIGAYRDNEVSPAHPLILTLNEIRTKGTSINYIVLNTLNLREINQLIRETFQCENNITQTLAELVNQKTQGNPFFIREFLKSLYQENLILFDINKRLWQWDIDKIKTTKITDNVVELMSKRIKNTHPETQEVLKLAACIGNNFDLKTLSMVYNNSQIKTAEYLWDALKIGLIVPLKNNYKILGNYRESDSIPDTLIINYKFSHDRVQQAAYSLIKPENQQEIHLKIGQILFEYISITKQEDKIFDMVNHLNIGHKLITNQSEQNKLATLNLIAGKKAKLSAAYTPALNYFQLGIKQLESQQTWKNQYELTLELYLEAAEAAYLDGQFEEMEKLLETLLKQAKSIVDKVKAYEIKIRAYTSQNRLLDVINIALPILKELGMNLPQSPTQLDIKSALEETKVLLEGKAIKTLINLQEISDTIALAAMKILGGVSTATYLALPQLFPLIVTNQVNLSIKYGNAPESVFAYACYGQILCQLIGDFDNGYEFGQLTLQLLSKLNTKIWEAQTLFIVTVSIRYWKEPLKQLLQPLLLGYQSGIDTGNIEYAAWHGHMYCSYLFGIGTELTQVMKEFNKYIELANKLGQKNSLCFLKMGYQVTLNLRGECEDKCQLIGKSYNEKIMLEQYIKSHYNLAIFHLYFYKLMLCYLFSDFSQAIENSIEAEKHLGAIIIPGLPTFRFYNSLAQLAIYNNVSKFQQNEIIKKVKINQKKMKIWATHNPSHYLNKFYLVEAELARILKQEQTARDYYDQAITVAKAQDYIQEEALAYELAAQFYININYQHLARYYLQDAHYAYQRWGAIAKVKDLEDKYPQLLAKIQPNKANNNTLNITGKHLCSDLDIISIIRASQTISGEIVLGILLKKLMKTVIENAGATKGFLLLEKEENWVIEAEGAINVEPKTILQSVPINAIAPEIKQPLLSVSIVNYVVHTKENIVLNDATNEGKFTRDDYIIKTQPKSILCTPLLHQGKLSGIIYLENNLTTGAFTEKQVEVLKILSSSGAISIENSRLYEQLEDYSRTLEKKVEARTEELQEKNLELGIALEKLKTTQAQIIAQEKLASLGALTAGIAHEIKNPLNFVNNFSELSVELTQELIEELDNHQDKFDSETQEYIEEILHDLQQNAKKINEHGKRADKIVWGMLMHSRGKAGQRQLTDINALLAESVNLAYHGMRVKHASFNITLETHYDEAIKSLYIVPQDISRVLLNIINNACYAVHEKQQLLGQEFIPSLLVTTQNLEAQIEIRIRDNGMGMSQEVVDKIFNPFFTTKPTGEGTGLGLSISHDIIVQGHQGQIKVNTEVNSYTELIIILPKILGNN from the coding sequence ATGAATATCTTAATTGAAAACTATCAAACAACGATTAAAATTCATGAAAGTCATCACTCTTTAGTTTATAAAGGTTATCGAAAAGAAGATCAACTACCCGTTATTTTGAAAATTCTCAAAGACAATTATCCTCCCCCTCAAACCTTAGCTCAATTTCAACAAGAATATGAAATTTTAAATCAATTAAATGTGCCAGAAGTTGTCAAAACTTATGGTATTCAAAGATATCAAAATAGTTTAGTGATTATTTTAGAAGATTTCGGTGGACAATCTCTAAATTTATTATTACAAAACCATCAATTTTCTATTCCAGAATTTCTAAAACTTTCTCTAAAAATTATTGATGCTTTATCAGTAATTCATCAAGCTAATATTATTCATAAAGATATTAATCCATCAAATATTATTTATAATTTAGAAACCGAAGAAGTTAAATTGATTGATTTTGGTATTGCTACGTCACTATCATCAGAAAATATTAGTCCCGAACATCCTAATTTAATTGAAGGAACGTTAGCTTATATTTCTCCGGAACAAACAGGGAGAATGAACCGAATTGTTGATTATAGAACAGATTTTTACTCTTTGGGAGTTACTTTATATGAAATGTTAACTAATCAACTTCCTTTTACGAGTAATGATATCATGGAGTTAGTTCATTTTCATCTTGCTAAATATCCTCAATCTCCCCATGAATTAAATCCATTAATTCCCTTAATAATTTCTAATATTATCATAAAATTATTAGCAAAAACAGCAGAAGATAGATATCAAACCGCTTACGGAATTAAAGTAGATTTAGAAAAATGTTTAAATAATTTAAGAAAACATAATTTTTGTGAAATATTTAATTTAGGAGAAGGAGATATATCAGATAAATTTCAAATTCCTCAAAAACTTTATGGTAGAGAATCACAGATTAACACCTTACTGAAAGCCGTTGAAAGAACAATGCAAGGACCAACAGAAATGATCTTAGTTTCTGGATATTCTGGAATTGGCAAAACGGCATTAGTAAAAGAAGCTTATCGACCAATTACTGAAAAAAAGGGATATTTTATTTCAGGAAAATTTGATAAATTAAAACGGAATATACCCTATAGTGGCATCATTCAGGCATTTCAGGAATTAATCGGACAATTGCTAACAGAAAGTGATCTAGAAATTAGTAAATTGCGAGAAAACTTATTAAAAGCTTTAGGCATTAATGCACAAATTGTGATTGATGTAATTCCCGAAATTGAATTAATTATTGGTCAACAATTAGATGTACCTAATTTACCTCCATCTGAAGCACAAAATCGTTTTAATTTCGTCTTTCAAAGCTTTATTAAAGTTTTTGCTAAATCAACTCATCCTCTTGTTATCTTTCTCGATGATTTACAGTGGGCTGATAGTGCATCTTTGCAACTAATACAATTATTAATGCTTCCAGCTAATCAACAATATTTGTTCTTAATTGGAGCTTACCGAGACAATGAAGTAAGTCCAGCCCATCCTCTGATATTAACTTTAAATGAAATTCGCACTAAAGGAACTTCTATTAATTATATTGTTCTTAATACTTTAAATTTAAGAGAAATTAATCAGCTAATTAGAGAAACTTTTCAATGTGAAAATAATATCACTCAAACTTTAGCAGAATTAGTAAACCAAAAAACGCAAGGTAATCCTTTTTTTATTAGAGAATTCTTAAAATCTTTATATCAGGAAAATTTAATTTTATTTGATATTAATAAAAGACTTTGGCAATGGGATATTGATAAAATTAAAACTACAAAAATCACTGATAATGTCGTTGAATTGATGTCCAAGAGAATAAAAAATACTCACCCAGAAACCCAAGAAGTTTTAAAATTAGCTGCTTGTATTGGCAATAATTTTGACCTAAAAACTCTTTCAATGGTTTATAATAATTCACAAATTAAAACGGCAGAATATCTTTGGGATGCTTTAAAAATAGGATTAATTGTTCCTTTAAAAAATAATTATAAAATACTAGGAAATTATCGAGAGTCTGACTCTATACCCGATACTTTAATAATTAATTATAAATTTTCTCATGATCGAGTTCAACAAGCAGCTTACTCTTTAATAAAACCAGAAAACCAACAAGAAATTCACTTAAAAATAGGGCAAATTTTATTTGAATATATCTCAATCACTAAACAAGAGGATAAAATTTTTGATATGGTTAATCATTTGAATATAGGTCATAAATTAATAACAAATCAATCAGAACAAAATAAATTAGCCACATTAAATTTAATCGCGGGAAAAAAAGCCAAATTATCAGCCGCGTATACCCCTGCTCTAAATTATTTTCAATTAGGAATTAAACAATTAGAAAGTCAACAAACATGGAAAAATCAATATGAATTAACTTTAGAATTATATCTTGAAGCAGCAGAAGCAGCTTATTTAGATGGGCAATTTGAAGAGATGGAGAAGTTATTAGAAACACTCCTCAAACAAGCTAAATCTATCGTTGATAAAGTCAAAGCTTATGAAATTAAAATCAGAGCATATACGTCTCAAAATAGACTATTAGACGTGATCAATATTGCCCTACCTATTTTAAAAGAATTAGGAATGAATTTACCTCAGTCTCCTACTCAGTTAGATATTAAATCTGCACTCGAAGAAACGAAAGTCTTATTAGAAGGAAAAGCCATTAAAACATTAATTAATTTACAGGAAATTAGTGATACCATAGCCTTAGCTGCAATGAAAATTTTAGGAGGAGTTAGTACAGCAACTTATTTAGCATTACCTCAATTATTTCCCTTAATTGTTACTAATCAAGTTAACTTATCCATTAAATATGGTAATGCTCCTGAGTCTGTTTTTGCTTATGCTTGTTATGGGCAAATTTTATGTCAATTAATAGGAGATTTTGATAATGGTTATGAATTTGGTCAACTTACTTTACAGTTACTTTCTAAGTTGAATACGAAAATATGGGAAGCACAAACCTTGTTTATTGTCACTGTTTCTATCAGATATTGGAAAGAACCGTTAAAACAATTATTACAACCGTTACTCTTAGGATATCAAAGTGGTATTGACACAGGAAATATTGAATATGCTGCCTGGCATGGACATATGTATTGTTCTTATTTATTTGGAATAGGAACCGAACTAACTCAAGTCATGAAAGAATTCAATAAATATATTGAATTAGCTAATAAATTAGGACAAAAAAATAGTTTATGTTTCTTAAAAATGGGTTATCAAGTTACCTTAAATTTAAGAGGTGAATGTGAGGATAAATGTCAATTAATTGGAAAAAGTTATAATGAGAAAATAATGTTAGAGCAATATATAAAATCTCATTATAATCTAGCTATTTTTCATTTGTATTTTTACAAATTAATGCTCTGTTATTTATTTAGTGATTTCTCTCAAGCAATAGAAAATTCAATTGAAGCAGAAAAACATTTAGGTGCGATCATAATTCCTGGTTTACCTACCTTTCGATTTTATAATTCTTTAGCCCAATTAGCTATATATAACAACGTCTCAAAATTTCAGCAAAATGAGATCATAAAAAAAGTTAAAATTAATCAAAAAAAAATGAAAATTTGGGCTACACATAATCCTAGTCATTATCTTAATAAATTTTATTTAGTTGAAGCTGAATTAGCTCGTATATTAAAGCAAGAGCAAACTGCTAGAGACTATTATGATCAAGCGATTACAGTTGCTAAAGCTCAAGATTATATTCAGGAAGAAGCTTTAGCCTATGAATTAGCCGCGCAGTTTTATATTAATATAAATTATCAACATTTAGCCCGTTATTATTTACAAGATGCTCATTATGCTTATCAACGTTGGGGTGCAATTGCTAAAGTCAAGGACTTAGAAGATAAATACCCTCAATTACTGGCTAAAATCCAACCAAATAAGGCAAATAATAACACACTTAATATTACAGGAAAACATCTGTGTAGTGATTTAGATATTATTAGTATTATCAGAGCTTCTCAAACAATTTCAGGAGAAATTGTTTTAGGAATATTATTAAAAAAATTGATGAAAACTGTTATAGAAAATGCAGGAGCAACCAAAGGCTTTTTACTTCTTGAAAAAGAAGAAAACTGGGTAATAGAAGCAGAAGGAGCTATTAATGTTGAGCCTAAGACCATTTTACAATCTGTTCCTATTAATGCCATTGCTCCTGAAATAAAACAGCCATTATTATCTGTTTCTATCGTAAATTATGTTGTTCATACTAAAGAAAATATAGTATTAAACGATGCTACTAATGAAGGGAAATTTACCAGAGATGATTATATTATAAAAACTCAACCTAAATCTATTTTATGTACTCCTTTACTCCATCAAGGGAAACTCAGTGGAATTATTTATCTAGAAAATAATCTAACTACAGGAGCATTTACAGAAAAACAAGTTGAAGTCTTAAAAATATTATCAAGTTCAGGAGCAATTTCGATTGAAAATTCTCGTCTTTATGAACAATTAGAAGATTACAGTCGGACTTTGGAGAAAAAAGTAGAAGCAAGAACTGAAGAATTACAAGAAAAAAATCTAGAATTAGGAATAGCTTTAGAAAAACTAAAAACGACTCAAGCACAAATTATTGCTCAAGAAAAATTAGCCTCTTTAGGTGCGTTAACCGCAGGTATTGCTCATGAGATAAAAAATCCTTTAAATTTTGTTAATAACTTTTCTGAATTATCAGTAGAATTAACACAGGAACTAATCGAAGAATTAGACAATCATCAAGACAAATTTGACTCAGAAACTCAAGAATATATTGAAGAAATTTTACATGATTTGCAACAAAATGCCAAGAAAATTAATGAGCATGGCAAAAGAGCAGATAAAATTGTCTGGGGAATGTTGATGCACTCTCGTGGAAAAGCAGGTCAAAGACAACTCACTGATATTAATGCTTTATTAGCTGAATCTGTCAATTTAGCTTATCATGGAATGCGGGTTAAACATGCTTCTTTTAATATTACCCTTGAAACCCATTATGATGAGGCGATAAAATCCCTTTATATTGTGCCACAAGATATCAGCAGAGTCTTACTTAATATTATTAATAATGCTTGCTATGCAGTGCATGAAAAACAACAACTTTTAGGACAAGAATTTATCCCTAGTCTTCTAGTAACTACTCAAAATTTAGAAGCACAAATTGAGATTCGTATCCGAGATAATGGTATGGGAATGTCTCAAGAAGTAGTCGACAAAATTTTTAATCCCTTTTTTACCACTAAACCTACAGGAGAAGGGACAGGGTTAGGCCTCTCCATTAGTCATGACATTATTGTGCAGGGACATCAAGGACAAATTAAAGTTAATACAGAAGTTAATTCTTATACTGAGTTAATTATAATTTTGCCCAAAATTCTTGGAAATAATTAA